In Desulforegula conservatrix Mb1Pa, the following are encoded in one genomic region:
- a CDS encoding ABC transporter ATP-binding protein — protein MKSAIKGINAGYSYKDILAVDNVSFSVGQGLLVAIAGPNGSGKTTLLKMIAGLVKPGSGEVSLFGRDLRSMTRKEIARRLAWVPQSPEPVFGYRVKNLVMMGRSPHQGFLGFESIDDRRIAKEAMGQTDILNFKDRFLTDLSGGELQRAFIARALCQSHEVLLLDEPTSSLDPAHQIQIMNVLRDLCKNRNSTVIMVSHDLNLCSMYADRLMLMKNGRIADFGPPETVLNPSMLESVYGCKLSVELHSELGFAVVVPVPDF, from the coding sequence ATGAAATCCGCAATTAAAGGAATAAATGCAGGTTATTCATATAAGGATATCCTGGCGGTCGATAATGTCAGTTTTTCTGTAGGACAGGGCTTGCTCGTCGCCATTGCAGGGCCAAATGGTTCGGGGAAAACAACTCTTCTAAAGATGATTGCAGGGCTTGTAAAGCCTGGTTCAGGCGAAGTCTCACTGTTTGGCCGGGATTTGCGTTCAATGACAAGAAAAGAAATTGCCAGAAGATTGGCCTGGGTTCCCCAATCCCCAGAGCCTGTTTTTGGATACAGGGTGAAAAATCTTGTGATGATGGGAAGATCTCCTCACCAGGGCTTCCTCGGCTTTGAAAGCATTGATGATCGAAGGATAGCAAAAGAAGCCATGGGACAGACCGATATCTTGAATTTTAAAGATCGTTTTCTAACAGATCTCAGCGGAGGCGAACTCCAGCGAGCTTTCATAGCAAGGGCTCTTTGCCAGTCCCATGAAGTGCTTTTGCTGGACGAGCCTACTTCATCCCTTGACCCGGCTCATCAGATCCAGATCATGAATGTTCTCAGGGATCTTTGCAAAAATCGCAATTCAACAGTAATTATGGTCAGCCATGATCTTAATCTGTGCTCCATGTACGCGGACAGGCTCATGCTCATGAAAAACGGAAGAATAGCAGATTTCGGCCCGCCCGAAACTGTCCTTAACCCTTCGATGCTTGAATCTGTCTACGGATGCAAACTCTCTGTGGAATTACACTCAGAATTAGGCTTTGCTGTTGTTGTCCCTGTGCCTGATTTTTGA
- the cbiB gene encoding adenosylcobinamide-phosphate synthase CbiB: MMGSMEIGFVIALAFVLDLVVGDPSWFPHPVRGVGHLLSCFEKFFRKKIKNERNAGIATALASLFTGLGLVLILLFLSHLAGKTWSIICSVMIIYFSIAPKDLSDHAMRVKKALDAGNFELARKHVSFMVGRDTDSMSESDIIRATVESVAENTVDGVLSPLFWAFFLGPAGALGYRIINTLDSMFGHKNEKYLKFGWFSARLDDVANYIPARIGLICFAISAKICGLNWKNALFIGLRDGQKHPSPNSGISEAAMAGALGIQLGGRVFRKGVACDNPLIGEPNEILDKNHVRLACVMMLWTSGVFVLSGSAVSVFEFF, translated from the coding sequence ATGATGGGCAGTATGGAAATCGGGTTTGTTATTGCGCTTGCGTTTGTTCTTGATCTTGTTGTGGGCGATCCATCATGGTTTCCCCATCCTGTAAGGGGAGTAGGGCATTTGTTATCTTGTTTTGAGAAATTTTTCAGAAAAAAAATCAAGAATGAAAGAAACGCCGGGATTGCAACTGCTCTTGCTTCGCTTTTTACAGGCTTAGGTCTTGTGCTTATTCTTCTTTTTCTGTCTCATCTTGCTGGAAAGACATGGAGTATAATTTGCTCCGTCATGATTATTTATTTCTCCATTGCGCCAAAGGATCTTTCAGATCATGCCATGAGGGTAAAAAAAGCTCTTGATGCAGGAAATTTTGAGCTTGCCAGGAAACATGTGTCCTTCATGGTTGGAAGGGATACGGATTCAATGTCTGAGTCTGATATCATAAGAGCCACTGTTGAAAGTGTTGCGGAAAACACGGTTGACGGAGTCTTGTCTCCCTTATTCTGGGCCTTTTTTTTAGGGCCTGCCGGAGCTTTGGGATACAGGATCATAAATACCCTTGATTCAATGTTTGGTCACAAAAATGAAAAATATCTGAAATTTGGATGGTTTTCAGCTCGTCTTGATGATGTGGCAAATTATATTCCGGCAAGAATCGGGCTGATTTGTTTTGCAATCAGCGCAAAGATCTGCGGTTTGAACTGGAAAAACGCTTTATTTATTGGATTACGTGACGGCCAGAAACATCCAAGCCCGAATTCCGGAATATCAGAAGCAGCAATGGCTGGCGCACTCGGCATTCAGCTTGGCGGAAGGGTGTTCAGGAAAGGTGTGGCATGCGACAATCCCCTGATTGGCGAGCCAAATGAAATTTTAGACAAGAATCATGTCAGGCTTGCGTGCGTCATGATGTTATGGACTTCAGGCGTATTTGTGCTATCAGGTTCAGCCGTGTCTGTCTTTGAGTTTTTTTAG
- a CDS encoding NHL repeat-containing protein, with protein MKKLKLTLGTVVLAAAFQTMSLGICLAETKFTAVATSAATDFSSGSHITVTGDSPRTLTEDLVPAGSDMTVVSKGKNFYRMERSGANNITKFDISKPDKPVWQYSTEGSETGSNPHDLIFATDSLAYLLRYGSSRAWLVNTTASKQESFKVGELDLSAYADRDGKPEMNSGVIVGDKLFVTLQRIDFTGGWGHSVYNQAYVAVFNASTGAEINTGRGEDGLKGIALPLENPGSIQYVSQTGMIYVQCSGQYNKKYTGGIAVIDPSNYESAVLVDDGTELVHPYGSISGMVIVSPYKGYFVGYNGWGNNNLYKFNPASFTSAPVAIPGFEGKNISGLEPTSLDKKGMVWVATSDLDPATYNLSNPSIKIIDSGTDQVDQTISTKLVAQKFVFCEGTPGSGSSSDSSEGGSCFISSATNMSWFSWCGLSLISLILLISGASDFIKKTK; from the coding sequence ATGAAAAAGTTAAAACTGACGTTAGGCACGGTTGTATTAGCTGCTGCTTTTCAAACAATGTCTTTGGGAATATGTCTGGCTGAAACAAAATTCACTGCAGTGGCCACAAGTGCTGCAACTGATTTTTCAAGTGGCTCCCATATTACTGTCACTGGTGACAGCCCAAGGACTTTGACTGAGGATCTTGTGCCTGCTGGGTCTGACATGACTGTAGTTTCAAAGGGCAAAAATTTTTATCGTATGGAAAGATCAGGCGCCAATAATATTACCAAGTTTGATATAAGCAAACCAGACAAACCTGTATGGCAGTATTCCACAGAAGGATCAGAGACAGGCAGCAATCCACATGATCTTATTTTTGCGACAGACAGTCTTGCTTATCTTCTGAGGTACGGATCGAGTCGCGCATGGCTTGTAAACACTACTGCATCAAAACAGGAAAGTTTTAAGGTCGGCGAGCTTGATCTTTCAGCATACGCAGACAGGGACGGCAAGCCTGAGATGAACAGCGGAGTTATTGTTGGCGATAAGCTTTTTGTGACTTTGCAGAGAATTGATTTTACAGGCGGTTGGGGGCACTCTGTTTATAATCAGGCTTATGTTGCTGTTTTCAATGCATCAACCGGAGCTGAAATAAACACTGGAAGGGGAGAAGATGGTCTTAAAGGTATTGCTCTTCCGCTCGAAAATCCTGGCTCAATACAGTATGTTTCTCAAACCGGCATGATTTATGTCCAGTGTTCAGGGCAGTATAATAAAAAATACACGGGCGGGATTGCAGTAATAGATCCAAGTAATTATGAGTCTGCCGTTCTTGTTGATGACGGAACAGAGCTTGTTCATCCCTATGGATCAATATCAGGTATGGTTATTGTCTCGCCTTACAAGGGCTATTTTGTAGGTTATAATGGCTGGGGGAATAATAATCTCTATAAATTCAACCCTGCTTCTTTTACATCTGCTCCGGTTGCCATACCAGGATTCGAAGGCAAAAATATTTCAGGGCTTGAGCCAACGAGTCTTGATAAAAAAGGAATGGTCTGGGTTGCAACATCAGATCTTGACCCTGCTACATATAATCTGAGCAATCCTTCAATAAAAATAATCGATTCAGGGACAGATCAGGTTGATCAGACAATAAGCACAAAACTGGTTGCACAGAAATTTGTTTTTTGTGAAGGGACTCCTGGTTCTGGCAGTTCTTCTGATTCATCTGAGGGAGGTAGCTGTTTCATATCTTCTGCCACAAATATGTCATGGTTTTCATGGTGCGGGCTTTCTTTAATCTCTCTGATTCTTTTAATTTCAGGTGCTTCAGATTTTATAAAAAAGACCAAGTAA
- a CDS encoding FecCD family ABC transporter permease, whose amino-acid sequence MLEDKKNILTFSIILFSGVFFLIAASVFGILTGASDYGLSDIKAIILSHPVDDTARSVIIDLRMPRVIVAALAGAILSCGGLVFQAIFRNPLSEPYILGLSGGSGVGALIAISMGLARLPFGVITAFMGGMAALIVLFYISSGTKFHHSDSLVLSGVMINSFCGALIMFIISIARDTKIYGIVSWLMGDFSNQDFTNASVMASVFIPCFAGMWLLSHSLNLISTGEELAESMGVKARTVTWVMIVLVSVPVSVLVSFCGLIGFVGLVVPHITRRLAGHDHRLLFPLCALYGGGFMVLCDLLSRTIYSNGELPVGVITALIGSPFFIAILKRERS is encoded by the coding sequence ATGCTTGAAGATAAAAAAAATATTCTTACTTTTTCAATCATACTTTTTTCAGGAGTATTTTTCCTTATTGCAGCCTCTGTATTCGGTATTCTTACAGGTGCTTCAGATTACGGTCTTTCTGATATCAAGGCTATTATCCTTTCCCATCCAGTGGACGACACTGCAAGATCAGTTATTATTGATCTCAGGATGCCAAGGGTTATTGTCGCAGCCCTTGCAGGGGCTATTCTCTCCTGTGGTGGTCTCGTTTTTCAGGCTATTTTCAGAAATCCTCTTTCAGAACCATACATACTCGGCCTATCCGGTGGATCAGGAGTAGGAGCGCTGATTGCCATAAGCATGGGGCTTGCAAGATTGCCTTTTGGGGTAATAACTGCTTTCATGGGCGGGATGGCCGCACTTATTGTCCTTTTTTACATCTCATCAGGAACAAAATTCCATCACTCGGACTCCCTTGTCCTTTCAGGCGTTATGATCAACAGTTTTTGCGGGGCGCTCATAATGTTCATCATCAGCATTGCAAGGGATACAAAAATTTACGGCATTGTAAGCTGGCTCATGGGGGATTTCTCTAACCAGGATTTCACAAATGCCTCTGTGATGGCGTCTGTTTTCATACCTTGCTTTGCCGGGATGTGGCTCCTTTCCCACAGTCTTAATCTCATATCAACCGGAGAAGAGCTTGCTGAATCAATGGGTGTAAAAGCCCGTACCGTAACGTGGGTAATGATAGTGCTGGTCTCAGTTCCTGTTTCTGTGCTTGTAAGTTTCTGTGGATTGATCGGGTTTGTGGGGCTTGTAGTTCCTCATATTACAAGAAGACTTGCTGGCCATGATCATCGTTTGCTTTTTCCATTATGTGCTCTTTATGGCGGAGGCTTTATGGTGCTCTGCGATCTTCTTTCCAGAACCATATACAGTAACGGTGAACTGCCGGTTGGTGTAATAACAGCTCTTATCGGATCTCCATTTTTCATTGCAATACTGAAAAGGGAGCGTTCATGA
- a CDS encoding TonB-dependent receptor plug domain-containing protein, which yields MMDSQKVRKGLQRHTGLDLVSSIFKHFWITACAGMTEIGLIFVFILFASSICISAEKDSSIDEKCEGKGKVTFMGERDPNKRYDQKETFKTGDVDLKKTSSTCLVIDRADMEGKAQTLGEALDKEAGIQIRNSGGTGSFASISLRGSESSQVMVFMDGVPLSSASETGVDLGSIPLGDVESVEIFKGTTPMNFGMASMGGAVNIKTLRSKPGMAGFLSAGAGSYGTKALTGYFNHKPGAWDYLFSFDSLSSDNDYEIDNDNGTPYNPYDDKEEKRKNAQIRQDSFLAKTGCDIGKSGRIDFQDQYFAKNQGVPSYASYNNSENDAWLDTMRNIFSTSYTANDFTPLLLSTRTRFSHTMKREEYDDLSNSIGLGVQHSKYDTDSIEAGFYAEWKNMFNTVEFMTEARSETFKSKDLVAGRTAQDADRNTFVTGIQDRILIDPVGRLSATPGIRYSFTSDDGKSYETDDYESGFSSEDRYYFSPQFGLLYTLNDSITMKSNIAKYYREPSFFELFGDRGFFEGNERLVPERGINFDAGAEFRQKCLHEYVQEIFFGATYFHDRIYDLITRTYDARGVGVSVNVPGALITGVEGLAGIRFFGRTGLYFSAVLQNPDNLTSGLKGNQLPGRFSSKFTVRAETGTDIGLNKFLTYAEYIGENDMYYDTPNLLSAEDRRFVNIGAEYGIGDFTTCFDIKDITDGRYSDYRLYPSPGRSFLFTVKYKFSKDIIEDSIANNKERK from the coding sequence ATGATGGACTCGCAAAAAGTCAGGAAAGGGCTTCAGCGTCATACCGGACTTGATCTGGTATCCAGTATTTTCAAGCACTTCTGGATTACGGCCTGCGCCGGAATGACGGAAATCGGACTCATATTTGTTTTCATATTATTTGCCTCATCAATTTGCATTTCCGCTGAAAAAGATTCGTCAATAGATGAGAAATGCGAAGGCAAAGGCAAAGTCACCTTCATGGGCGAGAGAGACCCTAATAAACGATACGATCAGAAGGAAACTTTCAAAACCGGAGATGTGGATCTTAAAAAAACATCTTCAACCTGCCTTGTGATAGACAGGGCTGACATGGAAGGCAAAGCCCAGACTTTGGGCGAGGCTCTTGATAAAGAAGCAGGGATTCAGATCAGGAACTCCGGCGGGACAGGCAGTTTTGCATCTATATCTTTAAGAGGTTCGGAATCAAGTCAGGTCATGGTTTTTATGGACGGAGTCCCTTTAAGCTCAGCGTCTGAAACAGGTGTTGATCTTGGTTCCATCCCGCTTGGAGATGTCGAATCAGTAGAGATTTTTAAAGGTACCACTCCCATGAATTTTGGGATGGCCTCAATGGGCGGAGCGGTCAATATCAAAACCCTTAGGTCAAAACCTGGAATGGCTGGTTTTCTTTCTGCCGGAGCTGGCAGTTATGGAACAAAGGCGTTAACAGGATATTTCAATCATAAGCCAGGAGCCTGGGATTATCTTTTTTCGTTTGATTCACTCAGTTCTGACAATGATTATGAAATAGATAATGATAACGGTACTCCGTACAATCCATACGATGATAAAGAAGAAAAAAGAAAGAATGCCCAGATCAGGCAGGACAGCTTTCTTGCAAAAACCGGCTGTGATATCGGCAAATCTGGGCGGATTGATTTTCAGGATCAGTATTTTGCAAAGAATCAGGGCGTTCCTTCATACGCTTCCTACAATAATTCTGAAAATGACGCATGGCTTGATACAATGAGGAATATTTTCAGCACTTCATATACTGCAAATGATTTTACTCCTCTTCTTCTTTCCACAAGAACAAGATTCAGCCATACAATGAAAAGGGAAGAATATGACGATCTAAGCAATTCAATCGGTCTTGGAGTCCAGCACTCAAAGTACGATACTGATTCCATAGAAGCCGGGTTTTATGCTGAATGGAAGAATATGTTCAATACTGTGGAATTTATGACTGAGGCAAGATCTGAAACCTTTAAGTCAAAGGATCTTGTTGCTGGCAGAACTGCCCAGGACGCAGATAGAAATACCTTCGTAACAGGAATTCAGGATAGGATTCTTATTGATCCTGTGGGCAGGTTATCCGCAACTCCGGGAATAAGATATTCTTTCACGAGCGATGACGGTAAATCTTATGAAACTGATGATTATGAATCAGGCTTTTCCTCAGAGGACAGGTATTATTTCAGCCCGCAGTTTGGTCTTTTATATACATTGAATGACTCGATAACCATGAAGTCAAATATTGCCAAATATTACAGGGAACCTTCATTTTTCGAGCTTTTCGGAGATCGTGGTTTTTTTGAAGGAAACGAAAGACTCGTCCCAGAAAGAGGAATAAATTTTGACGCTGGCGCAGAATTCAGACAGAAATGCCTTCATGAATATGTTCAGGAAATTTTTTTCGGGGCGACATATTTTCATGACAGGATTTACGATCTGATCACAAGAACCTATGACGCAAGAGGTGTAGGTGTTTCAGTAAATGTTCCGGGCGCTCTGATCACAGGGGTTGAGGGTCTGGCCGGAATTAGATTTTTCGGCAGAACAGGCCTTTATTTCTCCGCTGTTTTGCAGAATCCTGACAATCTGACTTCAGGTCTTAAAGGCAATCAGCTTCCTGGCAGATTTTCGTCAAAGTTTACGGTCAGGGCCGAGACAGGTACAGATATAGGACTGAACAAGTTTTTGACCTATGCCGAATATATAGGTGAAAACGATATGTATTATGACACTCCTAATCTTCTTTCTGCGGAAGACAGGCGCTTTGTAAATATTGGCGCCGAATACGGTATAGGTGATTTTACAACGTGTTTTGACATAAAGGATATAACAGACGGGAGGTATTCGGATTACAGACTTTATCCGTCTCCGGGACGTTCTTTTCTTTTCACCGTCAAATACAAATTTTCAAAAGATATAATTGAAGATTCAATTGCTAATAATAAGGAGAGAAAATGA
- a CDS encoding cobyric acid synthase → MNWRHGGNLRMIAEKIGRSPESIRDFSANINPLGPPEWMRMTISSAISGIQNYPDPDCAALKEKISSHYGVSVKEIAVGNGSSELLYHIPAALGITCAIIPVPCYVDYLSACDASGIRVENVLIQENTGFEIDFDELDKKIVETINEKVLVIIGHPNNPTGKPLNVQRFRKTAEKYPETFFLIDEAFGDFVRDFDSLVFNRPANVIVLKSMTKIYAIPGIRLGYVIADPEIISLIEKRMPPWRVGGLNLAVAEAAFDDTEFIPFCIDQIEKLRTDLFKQLSSIKDLKVYEGSANFLLVKVQKPDLDAEILAKRLSEYGIAIRICDNYRGLDKKWFRVAVKNYEDNHLLVDSLRKIFGLKSITSIKKKTPALMIQGTASNAGKSIITAAFCRILAQDGIRVAPFKAQNMSLNSFVTKDGFEMATAQALQARACRLDPDVRMNPVLVKPSSDIAGQIIINGRPVGKINASAYFDYRQAALSAIRESYDYLSGEYEAVIIEGAGSPAEVNLKKNDITNMNMALYAKAPVLIAGDIDRGGVFASFIGSMETFTEAERNAVAGFIVNKFRGDASLLTDAFDYVEKFTGKKTLGTIPYIKDLRLPEEDSVNLSNNLWNNQNDRSKAEIEICIINLPHFSNFTDFDAFQVEDDVVLKLVDSPDEIKTPDALIIPGSKNVISDLKFLEKTGLGLKIQKLAKEGRCKIIGICGGYQILGNIVEDPLHIESDSLYYPGLGLLDARAVLEKEKNLTQIKARHIKSGEIVKGYEIHHGVTFSKEKSKMIEVEGSGDSGSESRCGNISGVYMHGFFDSDIFRRWFINSLRIRKGLRPLDEIHVYENLVENELDRLADIVRASVDISNVYRLMGL, encoded by the coding sequence ATGAACTGGCGTCACGGTGGCAATCTAAGGATGATTGCTGAAAAAATTGGCAGATCACCGGAATCCATAAGGGATTTCTCGGCAAATATTAATCCTCTTGGCCCTCCTGAATGGATGAGGATGACAATAAGCTCTGCCATATCAGGCATTCAGAATTATCCTGATCCGGATTGTGCCGCTCTGAAAGAGAAAATTTCCTCTCATTATGGCGTTTCTGTAAAGGAAATTGCTGTTGGAAACGGATCATCCGAGCTTCTCTATCATATTCCAGCAGCCCTTGGAATCACATGCGCTATTATTCCTGTTCCTTGTTACGTGGATTATCTTTCGGCTTGCGATGCTTCAGGCATAAGGGTTGAAAATGTCCTGATTCAGGAAAATACAGGCTTTGAAATAGATTTTGATGAGCTTGACAAGAAAATTGTCGAAACCATAAATGAAAAAGTTCTTGTGATAATAGGGCATCCGAATAATCCGACTGGTAAACCTTTAAATGTTCAAAGATTTAGAAAAACTGCTGAAAAATATCCTGAAACATTTTTCCTCATTGATGAAGCTTTCGGAGATTTTGTAAGGGATTTTGATAGCCTTGTTTTTAATCGGCCCGCCAATGTAATAGTCCTGAAATCCATGACAAAAATTTATGCAATTCCAGGCATAAGGCTTGGATATGTCATTGCCGATCCTGAAATAATTAGTCTTATTGAAAAAAGGATGCCGCCCTGGAGAGTAGGGGGGCTAAACCTCGCTGTTGCAGAGGCTGCATTTGATGACACAGAATTCATACCATTCTGTATAGATCAGATTGAGAAACTCAGAACCGATCTTTTTAAGCAGCTTTCGTCAATTAAAGACCTTAAAGTTTATGAAGGTTCTGCAAACTTTCTCCTGGTCAAGGTTCAAAAGCCTGATTTGGACGCCGAAATTCTTGCTAAAAGATTGTCTGAATACGGAATTGCCATAAGAATATGTGATAATTACCGAGGCCTTGATAAAAAATGGTTCAGGGTTGCAGTCAAAAATTATGAAGACAATCATCTGCTTGTTGATTCTTTAAGAAAGATTTTTGGCCTTAAGTCAATCACATCCATTAAAAAGAAAACGCCAGCTCTGATGATTCAGGGAACAGCGTCAAATGCGGGCAAGAGCATAATTACCGCGGCTTTTTGCAGAATTTTGGCTCAAGACGGCATAAGAGTCGCGCCTTTCAAGGCCCAGAATATGTCCCTTAACTCCTTTGTCACAAAAGACGGATTTGAAATGGCCACTGCCCAGGCTCTTCAGGCAAGGGCTTGCAGGCTTGATCCTGATGTCAGAATGAATCCCGTACTTGTGAAGCCTTCATCAGATATTGCCGGACAGATAATTATTAACGGCAGACCAGTCGGTAAAATAAATGCTTCCGCATATTTCGACTATAGGCAGGCCGCTCTTTCGGCCATCAGAGAGAGCTATGATTATCTGTCCGGGGAATATGAAGCTGTCATTATTGAAGGAGCCGGTTCTCCTGCCGAAGTCAATCTGAAGAAGAATGACATAACAAACATGAATATGGCTCTTTATGCAAAGGCTCCGGTTCTGATAGCCGGTGACATAGACAGGGGAGGGGTGTTTGCTTCATTCATAGGCAGCATGGAAACCTTTACCGAGGCTGAACGAAATGCTGTGGCTGGTTTTATTGTTAATAAATTCAGGGGAGATGCGAGTTTATTGACCGACGCCTTTGATTATGTTGAAAAATTTACAGGTAAAAAGACTCTTGGAACTATACCTTATATTAAAGATCTCAGGCTGCCAGAAGAGGATTCTGTCAATCTTTCTAATAATTTATGGAATAATCAAAATGACAGGTCAAAGGCTGAAATTGAAATCTGCATAATTAATCTCCCTCATTTTTCCAATTTTACGGATTTTGATGCATTTCAGGTTGAAGACGATGTTGTTTTAAAGCTGGTGGACAGCCCTGATGAGATTAAAACCCCTGATGCTCTTATAATTCCAGGCAGCAAGAACGTGATTTCAGATTTGAAATTTCTGGAAAAAACAGGACTTGGGCTAAAAATTCAAAAACTGGCAAAAGAGGGCAGATGCAAGATTATCGGAATCTGCGGCGGTTATCAGATTCTTGGAAATATTGTTGAAGATCCTCTTCATATTGAGTCTGACTCTTTGTATTATCCAGGTTTAGGACTTCTTGACGCAAGGGCTGTTCTTGAAAAAGAGAAAAATCTCACACAGATAAAGGCAAGGCATATAAAATCCGGTGAGATTGTTAAAGGCTATGAAATCCACCACGGCGTGACCTTTTCAAAAGAAAAATCAAAAATGATTGAAGTTGAAGGCAGCGGCGATTCAGGCTCTGAAAGCAGATGCGGAAACATTAGCGGAGTCTACATGCACGGCTTTTTTGATTCTGACATATTCAGAAGATGGTTCATAAACAGTTTGAGAATCAGGAAGGGATTACGCCCCTTGGATGAAATCCATGTTTATGAGAATCTTGTGGAAAATGAACTCGACAGACTTGCTGATATTGTAAGGGCATCAGTAGATATTTCAAATGTTTACAGGCTGATGGGGCTATGA
- a CDS encoding YbhB/YbcL family Raf kinase inhibitor-like protein: protein MKLKKIGLIALISMFFMLFIITGAWAAIDNTKPSSPMKLVFIHHSTGGFWLADSNPSQTYGGLGAALMANNYYVSATNYGWGPGAIGDNTDIIYWPDWFTGTNSSSALSALYSETGQNIGDFGAWSRLVTDPGGENRIIMFKSCFPNSNLTGNPTDAAGTTPNDQFTVSNAKAVYNNILTYFRTRPDKLFVVITAPPQNESEYPANAMSASARAANARAFNNWLLNEWLVGYPYKNVAVFDYFNVLTGTDNHHRWYNNAVQHVTSGSNNFAAYPTDSGDSHPNTSGQQKATTEFIDLLNYFYNQWRSDPASISASEKVNIRQMTVSPAGSPLAGSPVTVSVSASSSDGSPLYYKFYYCANYGTSSYDTTPWTVVQDYSTTSSAQYTFPSAGNYIIVARAVLNPNSEPAALPIIGQTVCVADNNQVSISGFSSSASSTPKVGDTVTYTATASDPTGGSVYYRFYYRPDYGSSSYDTASWTMVRDYSTTNTCQYTFPSAGNYVVVVRAVKDPSNEPAALPIAGYAVCVNDNFQITSTAFSEGETIPVKYTCQGQDISPPLALSGIPAQTRSMALICDDPDAGGTFVHLVLFNIPATTTLLPEGFSSQATLGDGSVYGINDFGYTNYGGPCPPSGIHRYYFKAYALDTTLSLETGATKTDVVNAMAGHIIAHDELMGTYGN from the coding sequence ATGAAGCTGAAAAAAATAGGCCTAATTGCCCTGATCAGCATGTTTTTTATGTTATTTATTATCACCGGGGCCTGGGCTGCAATCGACAACACCAAGCCTTCTTCGCCCATGAAACTCGTTTTCATACATCATTCAACCGGAGGCTTCTGGCTTGCTGACTCTAATCCGAGCCAGACCTATGGAGGACTGGGAGCAGCACTCATGGCAAACAATTATTATGTCAGCGCCACCAATTACGGCTGGGGGCCTGGTGCCATTGGTGACAACACGGATATTATCTACTGGCCGGACTGGTTCACAGGTACAAACAGCTCCTCGGCTTTGAGCGCCCTTTACTCTGAAACAGGACAGAATATCGGTGATTTCGGCGCATGGTCGAGACTCGTCACAGATCCTGGCGGAGAAAACAGGATTATAATGTTCAAGTCCTGCTTCCCAAATTCCAATCTTACAGGCAATCCCACAGATGCTGCAGGAACCACTCCCAATGACCAGTTTACGGTCAGCAATGCCAAAGCTGTTTACAACAATATTCTAACCTATTTCAGAACAAGACCTGACAAGCTTTTTGTGGTTATTACCGCACCTCCGCAGAATGAAAGCGAATATCCGGCCAATGCCATGTCAGCTTCTGCCCGGGCTGCAAATGCGAGAGCTTTTAACAACTGGCTTCTCAATGAATGGCTGGTTGGATATCCATATAAAAATGTGGCGGTTTTCGATTATTTTAATGTCCTGACCGGAACTGACAATCACCACAGATGGTACAATAATGCCGTTCAACACGTAACTTCCGGCTCCAACAATTTTGCCGCATACCCTACTGATTCAGGAGACAGTCATCCGAACACAAGCGGACAGCAAAAAGCTACAACAGAGTTTATTGATCTCCTTAATTATTTTTACAACCAGTGGAGATCTGATCCTGCATCAATATCTGCGTCTGAGAAAGTAAACATCAGACAGATGACCGTATCTCCGGCGGGTTCTCCATTAGCTGGATCACCAGTAACAGTTAGCGTGTCGGCCTCAAGCTCAGACGGGAGTCCTCTATATTACAAGTTTTACTATTGTGCCAACTATGGAACTTCATCCTATGACACTACACCCTGGACAGTTGTTCAGGATTATTCCACCACAAGCAGTGCTCAGTACACATTTCCGAGCGCTGGGAATTACATCATTGTAGCAAGGGCTGTTCTAAACCCTAACAGCGAACCGGCAGCTCTTCCAATTATAGGACAAACGGTATGCGTTGCTGACAATAATCAGGTGTCAATCTCAGGATTTTCTTCGAGTGCATCTTCAACTCCAAAAGTCGGGGACACAGTCACATATACTGCTACGGCATCGGATCCGACCGGAGGATCAGTTTATTACAGATTCTATTATCGTCCGGACTATGGATCTTCATCCTATGACACAGCTTCCTGGACTATGGTTCGGGATTATTCCACAACAAACACATGCCAATATACATTCCCGTCTGCTGGGAATTACGTTGTTGTGGTCAGGGCTGTAAAAGATCCGAGCAATGAACCTGCAGCTCTTCCAATAGCAGGCTATGCTGTATGCGTTAACGACAATTTCCAGATTACAAGCACAGCATTCAGTGAAGGTGAAACAATCCCTGTAAAATACACATGCCAAGGACAGGATATTTCACCGCCTCTTGCTTTGTCTGGCATCCCCGCCCAAACCAGGAGTATGGCCCTGATATGCGATGACCCGGATGCAGGCGGAACATTTGTGCATCTGGTCCTTTTTAATATTCCTGCAACCACAACTCTATTGCCTGAAGGCTTTTCTTCCCAGGCAACGCTTGGTGATGGTTCAGTGTATGGCATCAATGATTTCGGCTATACAAACTATGGCGGGCCTTGTCCGCCGTCAGGAATACACAGGTATTATTTCAAGGCTTATGCACTGGATACGACTCTTAGCCTTGAAACTGGTGCCACAAAAACTGATGTTGTCAATGCAATGGCAGGACATATCATTGCCCATGACGAATTAATGGGAACCTATGGCAACTGA